ACCAAGATGCTGTTTCTGGAAACGCCCTCGAACCCTGGTCTGGCGGTGATCGACCTGGCCTGGGCAGGCGAGCTCGCCCGCAAACATGGGCTGATCTTTAACGTCGATAACTGTTTCGCCACACCTTACCTGCAGCAACCCGCGCATTACGGCGCCGACCTGATCACCCACTCGGCCACGAAGTTTATCGACGGCCAGGGCCGCGTGCTGGGTGGCGTGGTAGCGGGTCGGAAAGACCTTATTGCCGAAGTGCGCAAGTTTTGCCGGGCTACAGGGCCTTCGATGGCGCCCTTCAATGCCTGGGTGCTTTCGAAAAGCCTGGAAACGCTGGCGGTCCGCATGGACCGTCACTGTGACAATGCCCTGCGCATCGCCGAACATTTTCAGGACCATCCGGAAGTGGAGCGCGTAAACTATCCGTTTTTGCCTTCTCATCCGCAGTACGACATCGCACGGCGGCAGATGAAAGCGGGGGGCGGCATCATCACCCTGACCGTACGCGGTGGTCTGGAACGTTGCCGTCAGTTTATCGACGCCCGACAGATGATTTCCCTGAGCGCTAACTTAGGCGACACCCGTACCATCATTACTCACCCGGCCTTTTCTACCCACTCGAAGCTCAGCGAAGAGGAGCGGCAGGCCATCGGCATTTTGCCAGGGCTCGTACGCCTTTCTGTGGGCCTGGAACATCCGAACGACATTATCGCCGACCTGGAACAGGCCTTGGAAAAAAGCAAGGTCGCCTCGGAAGTCCGGTAACGGCAGCGCGGCATGAACATCGATTTAACGAACTGTCGGGTGTTGGTGACCGGTGCCAGCCGGGGCATTGGCCGTGCTATCGCCGAGGCGATGGCGCAAGCCGGTGCGCAGGTCGCCGTCCATTATTATCGAGAGGAATCGGCCCTCGCGCTGGCGGAAACGCTGGGTGGTGGCGCACAAGCCTTTCGCGCTGATTTGGGCGACGCCCGCGCTACAACACGTCTCTTTCAGGAGGTCGTAACGACCTTCGGGCGCATCGATGTTTTGGTAAACAATGCCGGTGTGGCCGTCAGTGCCCCCCTTGCCGAAGAGGAAGCGCGCTGGCTGGACGAATGGCGCTTTACGCAACGCATCAACCTCGAAGCGGTCGCGCTGCTTTGTCGACGAGCGGTTCTGCATTTCGCCGAACGTCCTGAAGGTGGACGGATCATCAACATGGCTTCGCGCGCGGCATTCCGCGGCGACACGGCCGATTACCTGGCCTACGCAGCCTCTAAAGGGGGCGTGGTGGCCCTGACGCGCTCGCTGGCACGGGCGTATGGCAAGCAGAACATCAAAGCGTTTACGTTAGCACCGGGGTTTGTGCGGACCGATATGGCACAGGATTTTATGGACCAATACGGAGAAGCGTTCGCCCTGAATGATATTGCCCTCCCCCGCCTAACCGAACCTCAGGACATTGCACCGCTGGCTGTACTTCTGGCCAGTGGTTTAGCCGACCACGCGACCGGCAGTACGTTCGATCTCAATGCAGGCAGCTATATTCGTTGAGGATTTTTTCGGCGGGTGGGTTGCGGACATTTGAAATGTGCCTTATATTTGCCCTCGCTTTTGCCAAGAGCACAAGAGCATTGACCGATGGTGTAACTGGCAACACGTCTGATTTTGGTTCAGAAGAGTCCAGGTTCGAGCCCTGGTC
The sequence above is a segment of the Catalinimonas alkaloidigena genome. Coding sequences within it:
- a CDS encoding trans-sulfuration enzyme family protein, translated to MNFETRAIRTQLDRTQHREHSAPVYNTSGFIFEDAEQMRALFAEEYEGHMYSRYSNPNSSEFEEKIKLLEGVEDAFATASGMAAVFASLAPLLQNGDHIVASSALFGASVTILTKILPRYGITATLVHPEQPEAWEKAIRPNTKMLFLETPSNPGLAVIDLAWAGELARKHGLIFNVDNCFATPYLQQPAHYGADLITHSATKFIDGQGRVLGGVVAGRKDLIAEVRKFCRATGPSMAPFNAWVLSKSLETLAVRMDRHCDNALRIAEHFQDHPEVERVNYPFLPSHPQYDIARRQMKAGGGIITLTVRGGLERCRQFIDARQMISLSANLGDTRTIITHPAFSTHSKLSEEERQAIGILPGLVRLSVGLEHPNDIIADLEQALEKSKVASEVR
- a CDS encoding SDR family NAD(P)-dependent oxidoreductase: MNIDLTNCRVLVTGASRGIGRAIAEAMAQAGAQVAVHYYREESALALAETLGGGAQAFRADLGDARATTRLFQEVVTTFGRIDVLVNNAGVAVSAPLAEEEARWLDEWRFTQRINLEAVALLCRRAVLHFAERPEGGRIINMASRAAFRGDTADYLAYAASKGGVVALTRSLARAYGKQNIKAFTLAPGFVRTDMAQDFMDQYGEAFALNDIALPRLTEPQDIAPLAVLLASGLADHATGSTFDLNAGSYIR